One genomic segment of Polyangia bacterium includes these proteins:
- a CDS encoding OmpA family protein has product MARDAYQRASNGPAMAVKPDEVHKAYTALQAAEHSFADDPDSGATRDLAYIAERRAELAEALAAAQSAENQRTEARNALEKRQAVVVQQTQRQLGESKQQLGQTQQKLDQARQDSQKTQEQLAQEQNARAAAEQQAKQANDALLALQAKEEARGMVITLSGSVLFASNESILLPEAQTRLNQVADALLQDKERTVIVEGHTDSRGSATLNQPLSQRRAEAVRLYLISRGYPAERIEAHGIGADRPVADNKSPEGRANNRRVEIIVPPRSKVSAAP; this is encoded by the coding sequence ATGGCCCGGGACGCATATCAGCGCGCCAGCAACGGGCCCGCGATGGCGGTAAAGCCGGATGAGGTGCACAAGGCGTACACGGCGCTGCAAGCGGCGGAACACAGCTTTGCCGACGATCCAGACAGTGGCGCCACCCGCGATCTGGCCTACATCGCCGAGCGCAGGGCCGAGCTGGCCGAGGCGCTGGCCGCCGCCCAGTCCGCGGAGAACCAACGCACCGAGGCCAGGAACGCCCTGGAGAAGAGACAAGCAGTGGTTGTTCAACAGACCCAACGACAGTTGGGCGAGAGCAAACAACAGTTGGGACAGACACAACAGAAACTGGACCAGGCGCGCCAGGACTCTCAAAAGACGCAAGAACAGTTGGCGCAGGAGCAGAACGCCCGCGCCGCGGCCGAGCAACAAGCCAAGCAAGCCAACGACGCGCTGCTGGCCTTGCAGGCAAAAGAAGAGGCGCGCGGCATGGTCATCACCCTTTCCGGCAGCGTGCTGTTCGCGTCGAATGAATCAATTCTGCTTCCGGAGGCTCAAACGCGGCTGAACCAGGTCGCGGACGCTCTTCTGCAAGACAAGGAGCGCACGGTGATCGTCGAGGGACATACCGATTCGCGCGGGTCGGCGACGCTGAATCAGCCGCTGTCGCAGCGCCGAGCGGAGGCGGTGCGACTGTATCTGATCTCGCGCGGCTATCCGGCCGAGCGAATCGAAGCGCACGGCATCGGCGCCGATCGGCCGGTGGCCGACAACAAGAGTCCCGAGGGGCGGGCCAACAACCGTCGGGTGGAGATCATCGTCCCGCCACGTTCCAAGGTCTCGGCCGCGCCGTAG
- a CDS encoding DUF4398 domain-containing protein, giving the protein MRYVFLSLGIVGALGCASSPPVAQQEQSSASIRAAEEVGATHVPQAALHLQLAKEQFAAAKAERSDKDRAGRLLARAQVDAELALALARTEAERSEAQTAVDQLNHVDLSTPQ; this is encoded by the coding sequence ATGCGTTACGTCTTCCTGTCTCTGGGAATTGTTGGTGCTCTCGGGTGTGCCAGTTCGCCGCCCGTAGCGCAACAGGAGCAGTCGTCGGCGTCGATACGTGCGGCGGAGGAAGTCGGGGCCACGCACGTCCCGCAGGCCGCGCTTCACCTGCAACTGGCGAAGGAACAGTTCGCGGCGGCCAAGGCTGAACGCTCCGACAAGGATCGAGCGGGGCGCCTTCTGGCGCGGGCGCAGGTGGACGCCGAGCTAGCGTTGGCGCTGGCGCGCACAGAAGCCGAACGGTCAGAGGCGCAGACAGCCGTCGATCAACTCAACCACGTCGATCTGAGCACGCCACAATGA
- a CDS encoding Ku protein: MPRPIWSGSISFGLVNIPVRLHGATKSHRIAFHEYDEGSGQRIRLKRVTEASGREISWKKIVKGFEVAKGRHVVLSDEELAAAAPEKTRTIEIEQFVQLNEIDPVSWDQTYFVVPDGTAAARAYALFREALAKSGRVAIGRFVMRTKEYVVCLRPFEEVIALQTMFYPDEIRNPKDLGELPRKPALKANELALANRLIDGLSAPWDPSTLRDTYRDRVMKLVAKKAQGQEIITEQVAVAEEGHGEKPIVDLMAALKATLAANETGGAPTARRPARRARRGKAAGAKEPTPRTASPAGRRPPGRHAAGR, from the coding sequence ATGCCGCGTCCGATCTGGAGCGGGTCGATCAGCTTCGGCCTGGTAAACATTCCGGTCAGGCTTCACGGCGCCACGAAGTCGCACCGGATCGCCTTTCACGAGTACGACGAAGGGAGCGGCCAGCGCATCCGCCTCAAGCGCGTGACCGAGGCGTCCGGACGGGAGATCTCCTGGAAGAAGATCGTCAAGGGTTTCGAAGTGGCCAAGGGCCGGCACGTCGTGCTCAGCGACGAGGAGCTGGCCGCGGCGGCGCCCGAGAAGACGCGCACCATCGAAATCGAGCAGTTCGTCCAGCTGAACGAGATCGATCCGGTGTCATGGGATCAAACGTACTTCGTCGTCCCCGACGGGACCGCGGCGGCGCGCGCCTATGCGCTGTTTCGTGAGGCGCTGGCCAAGAGCGGGCGCGTGGCCATCGGCCGCTTCGTCATGCGCACCAAGGAATATGTCGTCTGTCTGCGCCCGTTCGAAGAGGTCATCGCCCTGCAGACCATGTTCTACCCCGACGAGATCCGGAACCCGAAAGACCTGGGCGAGCTGCCGCGCAAGCCGGCGCTGAAAGCAAACGAGCTGGCCCTGGCCAACCGCTTGATCGACGGGCTGTCCGCGCCCTGGGATCCGTCGACCCTGCGCGACACCTACCGCGATCGAGTGATGAAGCTGGTGGCCAAGAAAGCCCAGGGCCAGGAGATCATCACCGAACAGGTAGCTGTCGCCGAGGAGGGTCATGGTGAAAAGCCGATCGTCGATCTGATGGCGGCGCTGAAGGCCACGCTGGCCGCCAACGAAACCGGCGGCGCGCCCACCGCCCGCCGCCCTGCCCGCAGGGCCCGCCGGGGCAAGGCTGCGGGGGCCAAGGAACCGACGCCCAGAACTGCTTCGCCTGCTGGACGGCGCCCTCCCGGGCGGCATGCGGCTGGACGGTGA